Proteins encoded within one genomic window of Macadamia integrifolia cultivar HAES 741 unplaced genomic scaffold, SCU_Mint_v3 scaffold1098, whole genome shotgun sequence:
- the LOC122062747 gene encoding pseudouridine-5'-phosphate glycosidase, giving the protein MASSAFSRISNLQGHFQQMKQGGRDGNGRWHVRVSPDVSDALMHGSAVVALESTIISHGMPYPQNLQTAKEVEAIVRENGAVPATVAILDGIPCIGLTTEELENLAKLGTKAQKTARRDIAYVMATRGNGATTVSSTMFFASMVGIPLFVTGGIGGVHRNGENTMDISSDLTELGRTPVAVISAGVKSILDIPRTLEYLETQGVTVAAYKTHEFPAFFTEASGCKVPCRVDTPEDCAELIDANMKLGLGTGILIAVPIPKEHAASGNLIESAIQRALKEARDKNVTGSAETPFLLARVNELTGGASLAANIALVKNNALVGAKTAVALAKLRKNSNCGNAESAS; this is encoded by the exons GGTGGGAGAGATGGCAATGGCAGATGGCATGTGAGGGTATCTCCAGATGTTTCTGATGCCCTGATGCATGGGAGTGCAGTTGTTGCTCTAGAATCCACTATTATTTCCCATG GAATGCCCTACCCTCAGAACCTGCAGACTGCAAAGGAGGTGGAGGCAATTGTTAGGGAGAATGGAGCTGTTCCAGCCACAGTTGCCATTTTAGATGGGATACCTTGCATAG GTCTGACTACTGAAGAATTGGAGAACCTTGCAAAGCTTGGCACTAAGGCTCAAAAGACAGCTCGTAGGGACATTGCATATGTT ATGGCTACCAGAGGAAATGGTGCAACAACTGTTTCTTCCACCATGTTTTTTGCTTCaatg gttggcatcccttTATTTGTTACGGGGGGAATTGGAGGAGTGCATAGAAATGGTGAAAATA CAATGGATATATCTTCTGATCTTACTGAGCTTGGACGAACTCCAGTAGCAGTTATCTCTGCTGGTGTCAAGTCAATTTTAGATATCCCAAGAACACTTGAGTACTTG GAAACTCAAGGAGTTACAGTTGCTGCATATAAGACCCATGAGTTTCCAGCCTTTTTCACTGAAGCAAGTGGCTGCAAG GTGCCTTGCCGTGTGGATACCCCTGAAGACTGTGCTGAGCTCATAG ATGCAAACATGAAACTTGGGCTTGGAACTGGTATTTTGATAGCTGTGCCAATCCCAAAAGAACACGCAGCATCAGGCAACTTGATTGAGTCTGCAATACAGAGGGCCCTCAAAGAAGCAAG GGATAAAAATGTGACTGGCAGTGCAGAAACTCCTTTCTTGCTTGCAAGAGTGAATGAACTCACTGGAGGAGCCTCTCTGGCAGCAA ACATTGCACTTGTGAAGAACAATGCTCTTGTTGGTGCAAAGACTGCTGTTGCTCTTGCAAAGCTCAGAAAGAACAGTAATTGCG GTAATGCTGAGTCAGCATCATAA